The Nothobranchius furzeri strain GRZ-AD chromosome 8, NfurGRZ-RIMD1, whole genome shotgun sequence sequence CAGCACGATGGGAAAAAAACTTCCCGGGAGGCTAATGCAGCTGAGGCTAACTCGAGGAGCAGATTAGTGTTCAGGGATGCATTTGTCGTGAGGAAATAAATCTAACTCATTTTCCACCATTTATAACCAATGTGGATTAATGACTCATTCAACACAAACGTACTTTAAACACATCAGTCTAACAGCTGGAAAAATCTCTCCACTCAGCCGTGAACCATTAAAGAGCTTGAACTcagaacaaaacacattttaattattatttctgatgataatcagtcactttgagtttttcatgcagcctgaacatgaaaatagtctcctacaccaacctcctgtgttagcttctgacagaaaattgacattgaaactctaggattcgaAAAGCCAtaaagatctatgtcacactgtcacttaacatacaTGGAACCACCCATCTTAATACACAACAGGGAAGGTTGTCATTAGTTTTCAGTTCATTTGATTTATTCAGTCAGAAATATAACAAAACATAATATAATCATAAAACTTTACAATAAAAGTGACTGAAAAGGCTCAGGCAGAAGCAAAATGCTCATATTTATGCCTGTACTTTTtattatataataatataataatgccctTTTTAATATAATAAtagtaaataattaaaacaatgaACCTGTCAAACTGAAATACACTCCTCAATTCTGTACCTGGTATAAATattgtttttgtatttatttttaaacagaatCATAGTAACACATTTCCTTAGTGTCCCCTCCATCCTATTCCAAAGTCTTGTTTTAGTGTCCAGAAGAGAGCTGAGCACGTCTAGGCTAGTagatgctaaccgttagcattagcaacatcaccGCAGcagcgttgcaagtcagtggtagagttgcaatgCTGTGTTGTGACTCAATTCTAGTTCCTAGAAATGGTGCATTGGTGtctttcctactagagaccactgcaaatgtattgaataaatgtgTTCCACATTTTTAAGATATTTATCTTTTTAAGTGTTTTTCCTTTTTGTGAATTCAAGTTCTGCCCCAATTTTAGCGAATTTGCAAGACTCAGTAACATCTGAATGATGATATTTATGTTTTCAGGCTACACTGATGCCATGGCAGGGTCATGAACATCAAGTCATCTGTGATACATATTTAATGTTCCAAGGAAAGAGTCCTTTCTTAtacacataaagtaaaaaatgagTCACAGAGAAGGCCTTCAATCCTTGATCTGTGAGAATGTTCCTACGTTTTTGCAAATATCGCAGCAAAATCAATTGTGAAACTTTCGctgctttgtttttgtgaaaagaCTTTGTGCAACCTTAAATCTCAACAAAACAAGTTGTCCCAGTGCTCTGCTGCAGGCGTGCAGTACAGTAGCCAGTAGAGCTTGCATGTGCAGACTATTTGCTGAACGTTATCTCTCTCCCCTGCCAGGGAGTCATAATGAATTTATCAATTAGCCCTGACTGCTTTGGGGGCCTTTGGGGGCAGCAGTCCCAGCTCTGAACTGAGCCTCCATCAGTCATTCTGTCAAAAACGTAGGAAGTGCTGAGCCATGTCAGTAACACTGTTGAAAACTGAAAAGCTTTAAAACAATTCAACAATTTTCTTAGGACTAGTTGTTACAGATCCCTTTCAGCACAATAGTTCAGAACTTGGTGGAGTGCGCTTTACCATAGATTTCGTGGTGAAACTGGCGTGACACATCTTCAGTTGTGTGCCCCGACCTCATTGGGTGTTTCGGCCACTTATCACAATACACCCTCTGCCGGGGTTGGCCCACCCCTGGTTGATCAGACCCAGGTGTGTGTCACTCAGAAGCACCACGTCATCATTTGGCAGCCCAACTAGCATCCCTTCGATTCAGCCACAGCCAGTGACTGCTTTGTTCCGCTGCAGTGGCAAGCTCTTTGATTGCCCTCCGTTGGGCCTGGCCTCTGATTCCTACTTCCTTTAAAATCCTAATTATGGAACTGGCTACAAAACCTCTGCATCCCACTTCCACTGGCCACACCTTCACGTTCCAACCCCTCCCCTTTGCTTCAGCTGCTAGGCTTGCATACCGCAACCGCTTTCGTTCAAATGCTTCGTCAACGGCATCCTCCCAAGGGACTGTCAGCTCGACAATGAAGACGCGCCGGCAGGACCTTGACCAAAGGACAAGGTCTGGGCGCAGGTTGGTTGCAGAAATTTTGGGTGGAAAGGTGAGCCTGTGTTTGAGGTCTACACGCAAATCTTAGTCTCGGGCCCCATCCAATGCACCAGGGTCGGTACTAGATGGCTTTGTCCGCTGCTTCTCCCCTTCCCGCATGAAGAATTTCTGTGGGATGGCAATCTGGCCAATGGTAGGCATAGCGTTGATGGTTACCCTATTTTCCTCAAGTTTGGCAGCCAAGCACTTCAGTACTTGGTTGTGGCGCCAGGTATATCTCCCTTGAGTTAGGCTGATCTTGCAACCCACCAAGATGTGTTTGAGGTTTGCTGGGCCAGCACACAGGGGACAGGCTGGATCATCTCCATACCACATTTAACTTTGAATTAAAATGTGATGTTGATGACAAGAGTTGGGGTTAGAGTTGGTAAAACATGAGAAACTTGAAATCAGCTGGTAAATCTGAACGAGTAATGAAGTGTCTCCCTCCAGAGGAAAACAGGAATAGTGTTTACTGAGCACAGAGGTCTGTCCAATGTaagaaaaaataaactttattaataTTTTACTTGGCTTTACACAGCATCAAAATTTCATACATGGCTTTAAACATAACAATCTTCAATTAAAAAACAGTTAAATTACGTATTGTCTTGTATTACTGGTGTGCTGGAGGATGAATACATGCAGAACGGGAGAAAAATATTAAAAGATAAACATCCCTATGTTGAGAACTCAAAAATTAACTACTTATCAAAGAATGCTGTTCCCTTGTTAGACAATTACATTGATTCAAACCTGCAGTCATCAACATTCAGAGCAAAACTCTGACTGGGCACAGAAGTATGCAGTGCAGGAACAGATTTGTGTGGTAGGTGAAAGGCATGGTGTGGCAAAAGGAAGGAAAAATAATCTGTGATATGTTTTAAATTCAGAGAACATTTTCTAACAACATGGCTTCTTCCAATGCAGTTTTGTTCCTTCAACCCTGTTACTATCAGTGCAGAGAGCATTCAAACCAAAACTCAGAGGAAACACTCAGAAGTGTGTCAGTGCACACGGTTTTGTCTGCTTGGGAGGGGAGCGCGTTGTGGTTTTAACCACTTGAAACTGACAGGCAGCTGGTTGTGGTGCTCAGCCTGCACTTTCTGGGCGGTTTGCGAGGCTTGCTCGGGGTTGATGGAGGGGAGGCCACGCTCAGATTTCTGACCTTGTTGAAACTGTTCCTCAGACTGTCCCTCCTGCTCTCCGAGGTGCTGCTGGTCTCCTTAGAGAGGAACTTGTCGGGGTGGCAGAGGCCGGCCCTCAGGCAGCAGCAGCACAGCAGCTCAGCCATGGCCTTCCGCATGTCGCTGCTGCCGAGAGCGTAGATGATGGGGTTCAGGCCTGAATTGAGGACGGCCAGGGAGATGCAGAAATCAGCGCTAAACAGCAGTGTGCACTGGCGGGAGATGCAGAAAAAATCCACCAGTAGGAGCATGAACAGAGGCCCCCAGCAGAGCATAAACACTCCTACAATGGTGATCACAGTTTTCAGTAAACTCAGggagcgtttgcgactgcgctgagaGCCCAGCTTGGCACTCCGGTGCACGTGGCAGTAGATTGCGCCGTAGAGAACTCCTATCGCTAGAAGGATGAGGAAGAAGATAATAAGGGAGAAAAATATGTAGGTTTTGGAGTACAGAGGGAGGAGGGTGGAGCATTCAGCCAGGCTGCACACACAGTTCCAGCCCAACAGGGGGAGGAAGCCAA is a genomic window containing:
- the s1pr4 gene encoding sphingosine 1-phosphate receptor 4; translated protein: MSVFSSLTSSSSCPHLYYSPPGNTTLSNETDTPSEISHVILRHYNYTGRLQNRTISNSQSNIGITMALFLFFSIFIILENLLVLVAVVSRIRRSRRWVYVCIANITLSDLLTGAAYLANICMSGSQTFRLTPALWLFREGLLFVALAASIFSLLLIAVERYTTMMKPLPQKSTTKTYYRIYGLVALCWAFALVIGFLPLLGWNCVCSLAECSTLLPLYSKTYIFFSLIIFFLILLAIGVLYGAIYCHVHRSAKLGSQRSRKRSLSLLKTVITIVGVFMLCWGPLFMLLLVDFFCISRQCTLLFSADFCISLAVLNSGLNPIIYALGSSDMRKAMAELLCCCCLRAGLCHPDKFLSKETSSTSESRRDSLRNSFNKVRNLSVASPPSTPSKPRKPPRKCRLSTTTSCLSVSSG